Below is a window of Yimella sp. cx-51 DNA.
ACGGACGCGTGGCTCCGCTGTGTGACAAGCCGAAGCCGCCGAGCAACGGGATGCCCGATGCACCGCGCACCAACCCGCACCCCGGCCAGATGACTCGCGCACCGAAGCTGACCGCTCGCGCCAAGTTCGTCCGCGCCGAGATGCAGAAGGCCTTCCCCGGCATCCGCTGCGACGCCAGCGCCTACCGCCCGGGCCAGGTGAGCGACCACAACAGCGGTAACGCTCTCGACTGCTTCCCCGGCAAGTTCGGTGTCTACGCCTCCGGTGCAGACCTGCGCGAGGGCAACACCGCTGCTGCCTGGCTGAAGAAGTACGCCGGCAAGCTCGATGTCCAGTACGTCATCTGGCAGAACAAGATCTGGAACATCGACCGGGCCAGCGAGGGATGGCGCTACCAGGGCAAGTCGGGCGCCACCTACGGCCACTACGACCACCTCCACATCTCCGTCAAGGCTCCGCAGCAGCACTGAGCGGCGATCCACCGATTCGAAAGGCAGGAACAGTCATGAAGAAGCAGACTCGCAACATCGCACTGTCGGTCTCGGCACTCGCCGTCGTCGCCGGAGGAGCCGTCGGCGTCGGCGCCAGCCAAAGTGACGCCGCACCCGGCAAGGTCAACACCGCCTCCTCACCACTGACCGTCCGCTCCGGCCCCGGCACCCACTACTCCTCCGTCGGCAAGCTCGCCAAGGGCACCAAGGTCGACATCAAGTGCCAGACCCGCGGCCCGGCCGTCAAGGGCACCTACGGCACCTCCACCTGGTGGAACAAGATCGACAACGGCCGCTGGGTCTCCGACGCCTACATCTACA
It encodes the following:
- a CDS encoding SH3 domain-containing protein, translated to MKKQTRNIALSVSALAVVAGGAVGVGASQSDAAPGKVNTASSPLTVRSGPGTHYSSVGKLAKGTKVDIKCQTRGPAVKGTYGTSTWWNKIDNGRWVSDAYIYTGSDGRVAPLCDKPKPPSNGMPDAPRTNPHPGQMTRAPKLTARAKFVRAEMQKAFPGIRCDASAYRPGQVSDHNSGNALDCFPGKFGVYASGADLREGNTAAAWLKKYAGKLDVQYVIWQNKIWNIDRASEGWRYQGKSGATYGHYDHLHISVKAPQQH